In Natronococcus occultus SP4, the following proteins share a genomic window:
- a CDS encoding translation initiation factor IF-2 subunit gamma encodes MAGTQQPEVNIGLVGHVDHGKTTLVQALSGSWTDQHSEEMKRGISIRLGYADATFRHCPDLDEPERYTVEQECPDGSPSEPLRTVSFVDAPGHETLMATMLSGASLMDGAVLVVSANEPVPQPQTEEHLMALDIIGIDNIVIAQNKVDLVDSQQARQNYREIQEFVEGTVAEDAPVVPVSAGQEVNLDLLIQAIEEEIPTPERDPGTDPRMHVARSFDINKPGTTAKDLAGGVLGGSLIRGELEVGDELEIRPGREVEEGGQTEYVPIQTTVRSLQAGGADAESVTPGGLLGVGTGLDPSLTKGDALAGRIAGPPESLPPTWEQFTMDVDLLDRVVGNVEDASQEGDAADIDEINTGEPLMMTIGTATTVGAVTSARSGECEVKLKRPVSAEPGSKIAINRRIGARWRLIGLGTLRE; translated from the coding sequence ATGGCAGGAACTCAACAACCGGAGGTGAACATCGGACTCGTCGGCCACGTCGATCACGGCAAGACGACGCTGGTGCAGGCACTCAGCGGATCGTGGACTGACCAGCACAGCGAGGAGATGAAACGCGGCATCTCCATCCGACTGGGCTACGCCGACGCGACGTTCCGGCACTGTCCCGATCTGGATGAACCCGAACGCTACACCGTCGAACAGGAGTGTCCGGACGGCTCGCCCAGCGAGCCGCTGCGGACCGTCTCGTTCGTCGACGCGCCGGGCCACGAGACCCTGATGGCGACGATGCTGTCGGGGGCCTCGCTGATGGATGGCGCCGTGTTGGTCGTCAGCGCCAACGAGCCCGTTCCCCAGCCCCAGACCGAGGAGCACCTGATGGCGCTGGATATCATCGGGATCGACAACATCGTCATCGCCCAGAACAAGGTCGACCTCGTCGACTCCCAGCAGGCCCGACAGAACTACCGGGAGATCCAGGAGTTCGTGGAGGGGACCGTCGCCGAGGACGCTCCCGTCGTCCCCGTCTCGGCGGGCCAGGAGGTCAATCTCGACCTGCTGATCCAGGCGATCGAGGAGGAGATCCCCACGCCCGAACGGGATCCCGGGACCGACCCCCGGATGCACGTCGCCCGGAGCTTCGACATCAACAAACCCGGGACGACCGCCAAGGACCTCGCCGGCGGCGTCCTCGGCGGGAGCCTCATCCGGGGCGAGCTCGAGGTCGGCGACGAACTCGAGATCCGTCCGGGACGGGAGGTCGAGGAGGGCGGCCAGACCGAGTACGTCCCGATCCAGACGACGGTCCGATCGCTGCAGGCTGGTGGCGCCGACGCGGAGTCGGTCACCCCCGGCGGGCTGCTGGGGGTCGGCACCGGACTCGACCCGTCGCTGACGAAAGGCGACGCGCTCGCTGGACGGATCGCGGGTCCGCCGGAATCGCTCCCGCCGACCTGGGAGCAGTTCACGATGGACGTCGACCTGCTCGATCGCGTCGTCGGCAACGTCGAGGACGCGAGCCAGGAGGGCGACGCCGCCGACATCGACGAGATCAACACTGGCGAACCCCTGATGATGACCATCGGAACGGCGACGACCGTCGGCGCAGTTACAAGCGCCCGCAGCGGGGAGTGTGAGGTCAAGCTCAAACGCCCCGTCTCGGCCGAGCCGGGCTCGAAGATCGCGATCAACCGTCGGATCGGCGCCCGCTGGCGACTGATCGGGCTTGGAACGCTTCGCGAGTAA
- a CDS encoding NAD(P)-binding protein, translating to MEAPEADYLVVGAGASGMAFTDTLIEESDADVVMVDRRANPGGHWNDAYPFVRLHQPSAIYGVDSRRLGNDEVDEDGPNAGFYERATGVEICDYYRRVLDEELLGSGQVRFFGMSNYIGSSGGRHRFESRLTGETTEVEVRRRVVDATYVESSIPATHTPPFDIDPDVRLVTPNELVDLTDPADGFTVIGAGKTSMDTCGWLLNQGVPPAEIRWIRPRDPWTTPRRKYQPLERVPLFMEMWSLWTKAAAEAEDVPDLFRRLEANEVLIPLDPEIEPETYRGAILSQDERDDLRQIRNVIRKGYVQRLEADRIVLDDGTVPTNPQHVHVDCTAHGVDTPPTRPIFAPDRITLQYIHAPGVIPFSAAITAYVEANRDDDAEKNRLCPPNPGFGDAEKLVRQTLVIQRTLVAWQAEPDIEDWRQGCRLNITRGMNEHLEDPRMQDALERIAEYQESAITNLERLRELAEPSTA from the coding sequence ATGGAAGCGCCTGAGGCGGATTATCTGGTGGTGGGTGCGGGGGCGTCGGGGATGGCGTTTACGGACACGCTGATCGAGGAGTCCGACGCCGATGTCGTGATGGTGGACCGACGGGCGAATCCGGGTGGCCACTGGAACGACGCCTACCCGTTCGTGCGGCTCCACCAGCCGTCTGCGATTTATGGGGTCGACTCGCGGCGGCTCGGCAACGACGAGGTCGACGAGGACGGCCCCAACGCCGGCTTCTACGAGCGGGCGACCGGTGTGGAGATCTGCGACTACTACCGCCGCGTACTCGACGAAGAGCTGCTCGGCTCGGGGCAGGTCCGCTTTTTCGGCATGTCCAACTACATCGGTTCCAGTGGTGGTCGCCATCGGTTCGAGTCGCGGCTGACCGGCGAGACGACCGAGGTCGAGGTCCGGCGCCGGGTCGTGGACGCCACCTACGTGGAATCGTCCATCCCCGCGACCCACACACCACCGTTCGACATCGACCCGGACGTGCGGCTGGTCACCCCCAACGAACTCGTCGACCTCACCGATCCAGCCGACGGATTCACTGTCATCGGGGCGGGGAAGACGTCCATGGACACCTGCGGCTGGCTGCTCAACCAGGGCGTTCCACCGGCGGAGATCCGGTGGATTCGACCACGCGACCCCTGGACCACCCCCCGGCGCAAATACCAACCCCTGGAGCGCGTGCCGTTATTCATGGAGATGTGGTCGCTGTGGACGAAAGCTGCCGCGGAGGCCGAGGACGTCCCCGACCTGTTCCGCCGGCTGGAAGCCAACGAGGTGCTGATCCCGCTCGATCCCGAGATCGAACCCGAAACCTATCGCGGGGCGATCCTCAGCCAGGACGAACGCGACGACCTGCGCCAGATTCGCAACGTCATCCGCAAAGGATACGTCCAGCGTCTCGAGGCCGACCGCATCGTACTCGACGATGGGACCGTGCCCACCAACCCACAGCATGTGCACGTCGACTGCACCGCCCACGGTGTCGATACTCCCCCGACTCGGCCGATCTTCGCCCCCGACCGGATCACCCTTCAGTATATTCACGCTCCCGGAGTCATTCCGTTTAGCGCTGCTATCACCGCCTACGTCGAGGCGAACCGCGACGACGACGCGGAGAAAAACCGGTTGTGCCCGCCCAACCCCGGGTTCGGCGACGCGGAGAAGCTCGTCCGCCAAACCCTCGTCATCCAACGGACCCTCGTCGCGTGGCAGGCGGAACCCGACATCGAGGACTGGCGACAAGGATGTCGACTCAACATTACGCGGGGAATGAACGAACACCTCGAGGACCCACGCATGCAGGACGCGCTCGAACGGATCGCTGAGTACCAAGAATCGGCGATTACCAACCTCGAGCGACTCCGCGAACTCGCCGAGCCCTCGACTGCCTGA
- a CDS encoding DNA-directed RNA polymerase gives MYKRVRLTDTIEVPPKALGDVSPKLVKQLLQDKLEGRMDEEVGSVVSITEVHDIGEGAVLPNKPGVYYEAEFDAVTFDPDMQEVVDGTIVEVVEFGAFVGIGPVDGLLHVSQISDEYLAFDGENQQLASNESNRTLGVDDAVRARIVTKSIDERNPRDSKIGLTAKQPGLGKHGWLEEDHEKREATTGE, from the coding sequence ATGTACAAACGGGTCAGACTAACGGATACGATCGAAGTACCGCCGAAAGCGCTCGGTGACGTCTCGCCGAAGCTGGTCAAACAACTGCTGCAGGACAAACTCGAGGGACGGATGGACGAGGAGGTCGGCAGCGTCGTCTCGATCACGGAGGTCCACGACATCGGCGAGGGTGCCGTCCTCCCGAACAAGCCCGGCGTCTACTACGAGGCCGAGTTCGACGCCGTCACCTTCGATCCGGACATGCAGGAGGTCGTCGACGGCACGATCGTCGAGGTCGTCGAGTTCGGCGCCTTCGTCGGAATCGGCCCCGTCGACGGGCTGCTCCACGTCTCCCAGATCAGCGACGAGTACCTCGCGTTCGACGGCGAGAACCAGCAGCTCGCCTCCAACGAGTCCAACCGAACGCTGGGCGTCGACGACGCCGTCCGGGCTCGTATCGTCACCAAGAGCATCGACGAACGCAACCCGCGCGACTCGAAGATCGGTCTCACCGCGAAACAGCCCGGGCTCGGCAAGCACGGCTGGCTCGAGGAGGACCACGAGAAGCGCGAAGCGACCACGGGTGAGTAA
- a CDS encoding DUF2237 family protein, with product MTSDRNVFGTELEPCSTDPMTGFLRDGCCRRVEGDRGRHELCAVLTEEFLRFSKAQGNDLTTPRPELEFPGLEPGDRWCLCLGRWLEAEDADCAPPVVLEATHEAVLRDVDPDLLREHEYDPREHDGPIDGDSDSAHERSK from the coding sequence ATGACCTCCGATCGGAACGTGTTCGGCACCGAGCTCGAACCCTGTAGCACCGATCCGATGACCGGCTTCCTGCGGGACGGCTGCTGTCGGCGCGTCGAGGGCGACCGGGGTCGCCACGAGCTCTGTGCGGTGCTCACCGAGGAGTTCCTGCGGTTCAGCAAGGCCCAGGGCAACGACCTCACGACGCCCCGCCCCGAACTCGAGTTCCCCGGGCTCGAGCCCGGCGACCGCTGGTGTCTCTGTCTGGGACGGTGGCTCGAGGCCGAGGACGCAGACTGTGCGCCGCCGGTCGTCCTCGAGGCGACCCACGAGGCGGTCCTTCGTGACGTCGATCCGGACCTGCTCCGGGAACACGAGTACGATCCTCGAGAGCACGACGGGCCGATCGACGGCGACTCCGACTCCGCTCACGAGCGGTCGAAGTAA
- a CDS encoding DUF5787 family protein, giving the protein MSEFAFELELCAFLEGRSDRLFARQLGAGVANPGGRVLDIVGIEPGPGFPDRAAITAESIPTAAIESRVGPGRTRYWKDAFDCHPNRARRATERAIEVGFFERERRNGREYVRQVARYPDWYDRVLAIENKPDLGRPGDLEAQLRTDVSLGVVDEVVLATESYVTGAHRNRIPDEVGIWRVHREDGAVREIDVLREPTPLSVAEPGIEPLESHPGRTDIAIASPAAKARTRRRLAERAYGKGWRTYGLPACERCRAADSNGATVPYCEWAGRAVDAEGDCGVDCPGYVRGSAPAVDHETERDHRTDWVADPSGRRRTQTGLERFS; this is encoded by the coding sequence GTGAGCGAGTTCGCGTTCGAGCTCGAGCTGTGTGCCTTCCTCGAGGGCCGGAGCGATCGGCTCTTCGCCCGCCAGCTCGGGGCCGGCGTCGCCAACCCAGGCGGTCGCGTCCTCGATATCGTCGGGATCGAACCCGGCCCCGGGTTCCCGGATCGAGCGGCGATCACGGCCGAGTCGATTCCGACGGCGGCGATCGAGTCGCGAGTCGGCCCCGGCCGCACGCGGTACTGGAAAGACGCCTTCGACTGCCATCCGAACCGGGCCCGGCGCGCGACCGAGCGCGCGATCGAAGTCGGCTTCTTCGAACGCGAACGCCGGAACGGACGGGAGTACGTCCGCCAGGTCGCCCGGTACCCCGACTGGTACGACCGCGTCCTCGCTATCGAGAACAAGCCCGATCTCGGCCGACCGGGCGACCTCGAGGCCCAGCTGCGTACGGACGTCAGCCTCGGCGTGGTCGACGAGGTCGTACTGGCCACCGAGAGCTACGTGACCGGGGCCCACCGCAACCGGATCCCCGACGAAGTCGGGATCTGGCGCGTTCACCGCGAGGACGGCGCGGTCCGCGAGATCGACGTCCTCCGGGAGCCGACGCCGCTGTCGGTCGCCGAACCCGGGATCGAACCGCTCGAGTCCCACCCCGGTCGGACCGATATCGCGATCGCTTCGCCCGCGGCGAAAGCACGCACCCGCCGTCGGCTCGCAGAACGGGCCTACGGGAAGGGGTGGCGCACGTACGGGCTGCCGGCCTGTGAGCGCTGTCGGGCCGCCGACTCGAACGGGGCGACGGTGCCGTACTGCGAGTGGGCGGGTCGGGCCGTCGACGCGGAAGGTGACTGTGGGGTCGACTGTCCCGGCTACGTCCGGGGGTCCGCTCCGGCAGTCGACCACGAGACCGAGCGAGACCACCGCACCGACTGGGTCGCCGATCCGAGCGGACGGCGGCGGACACAGACGGGGCTGGAGCGGTTCAGCTGA
- a CDS encoding PHP domain-containing protein produces MYDFHAHTSYSDGSFLPGMVRAAEEAGLEGIGLTDHCSISSRDRANATRNRYGFNLDLTYQRRRDAIEQVRERTGIDVYDAVEMDYDPRDEAEIEAFLAEADFQYVIGSVHAVEGENVQVASNFEGLSESDRDTVVDDYIDRLVALIDSELFDVAAHLDLIERTPPLQGRTTTDHYERVARAFADSRTVPEINAGRATREDPIVHPSREFLEALREYDVPVTLGTDSHAPEEICERTTFLEEYLRDRELEPVSPPGLDAHR; encoded by the coding sequence ATGTACGATTTCCACGCCCACACCAGCTACTCGGACGGCTCCTTTCTACCGGGGATGGTGCGAGCCGCCGAGGAGGCAGGACTCGAGGGAATTGGGCTGACCGACCACTGCTCGATCAGCTCGCGCGACCGGGCCAACGCCACCCGCAACCGCTACGGGTTCAACCTGGATCTCACCTACCAGCGGCGCCGCGACGCGATCGAGCAGGTCCGCGAACGGACCGGGATCGACGTCTACGACGCCGTCGAGATGGACTACGATCCTCGCGACGAAGCGGAGATCGAAGCCTTCCTCGCGGAAGCGGACTTCCAGTATGTGATCGGCAGCGTCCACGCCGTCGAGGGCGAGAACGTCCAGGTGGCCTCGAACTTCGAGGGGCTCTCCGAATCCGACCGGGACACCGTCGTCGACGACTACATCGATCGTCTCGTGGCGCTGATCGACTCGGAGCTGTTCGACGTCGCGGCCCACCTCGATCTTATCGAGCGCACGCCGCCGCTGCAGGGACGGACGACGACCGACCACTACGAGCGGGTCGCGCGGGCGTTTGCCGACTCCCGAACGGTCCCCGAGATTAACGCGGGGCGGGCGACCCGCGAGGACCCGATCGTCCACCCCTCCAGGGAGTTCCTCGAGGCGCTCCGAGAGTACGACGTTCCCGTGACACTGGGAACCGACTCACACGCACCCGAGGAGATCTGCGAGCGAACGACCTTCCTCGAGGAGTACCTGCGCGACCGAGAACTCGAGCCGGTGAGCCCGCCGGGGCTGGACGCACACCGCTAG
- the spt4 gene encoding transcription elongation factor subunit Spt4: MASDRLVCRECHRVNDPDSDTCDSCNSSSLTEDWAGYVVIAHPEDSEIATEMQVTEPGAYALKVR, translated from the coding sequence ATGGCATCCGATCGACTCGTCTGTCGCGAGTGCCACCGGGTCAACGACCCCGACAGCGACACCTGCGACTCCTGTAACTCATCGTCGCTGACCGAGGACTGGGCTGGCTACGTCGTCATCGCCCACCCCGAGGACAGCGAGATCGCCACGGAGATGCAGGTCACCGAACCAGGTGCGTACGCGCTGAAGGTCCGGTAA
- a CDS encoding GTP-dependent dephospho-CoA kinase family protein, giving the protein MTRDDSDPDRADEQLLVLPDELRHELKEPMGPIETDADVLLEDVSGPLIAVGDVVTYHIVRAGRDPDVALVDERTKRQLVEAEIRETVTERVNVEARNPPAELTSDVLETLRESLEREEPTTVLVDGEEDLVVLPAIMVAPDGASVVYGQPDEGMVHVVVDDEVRREVRALLERFEGDQERFWELLEE; this is encoded by the coding sequence GTGACTCGCGACGACAGCGACCCCGACCGCGCGGACGAGCAGCTTCTGGTTTTGCCCGACGAGCTACGCCACGAGCTCAAGGAGCCGATGGGCCCGATCGAGACCGACGCCGACGTTCTCCTCGAGGACGTCTCGGGGCCGCTGATCGCCGTCGGCGACGTCGTCACCTACCACATCGTCCGCGCCGGCCGGGACCCCGACGTCGCGCTCGTCGACGAACGGACCAAACGCCAGCTCGTCGAGGCGGAGATCCGCGAGACCGTCACCGAGCGAGTCAACGTCGAGGCCCGGAACCCGCCCGCCGAACTCACCAGCGACGTCCTCGAGACGCTCCGAGAGAGCCTTGAGCGCGAGGAGCCGACGACGGTGCTTGTCGACGGCGAGGAGGACCTGGTCGTACTCCCGGCGATCATGGTCGCGCCCGACGGCGCCAGCGTCGTCTACGGCCAGCCTGACGAGGGGATGGTCCACGTCGTCGTCGACGACGAGGTACGCCGGGAGGTCCGTGCCCTGCTCGAGCGCTTCGAGGGCGATCAGGAACGGTTCTGGGAGCTGCTCGAGGAGTAG
- a CDS encoding PIN domain-containing protein has product MSTRVALDTSALMMPVELDVRLFDELERLLGAAELIVPQPVIEELRRLSEKGGTEGTAASVGYDLATERCLVVDTEESYADDALVELAREGSVDYVVTNDRPLRDRVLEASIPVLALRGRNKLAITQP; this is encoded by the coding sequence ATGAGTACCCGGGTCGCCCTCGACACGAGCGCGTTGATGATGCCGGTCGAACTCGACGTCCGGCTGTTCGACGAGCTCGAGCGGCTGCTCGGCGCCGCCGAGCTGATCGTTCCCCAGCCCGTCATCGAGGAGCTCCGACGACTGTCGGAGAAAGGCGGCACCGAGGGAACTGCGGCGTCGGTCGGGTACGACCTGGCGACCGAACGCTGTCTCGTCGTCGACACGGAGGAATCGTACGCCGACGACGCCTTGGTCGAACTCGCCCGCGAGGGCAGCGTCGACTACGTCGTCACGAACGATCGCCCGCTGCGGGACCGGGTGCTCGAAGCGAGCATACCGGTACTTGCATTACGCGGGAGAAACAAGCTGGCAATCACTCAACCATAG
- a CDS encoding universal stress protein, whose product MNVLLGLAGSDESITALRRTIDRTTEIGDDLTIVVLEKEETERSQEEMYQQAEKLLSEAGVDAEIERLEGEPGSSLVNYAEQGEFDQLVIGGGTISPMGKIQLGSLTEFVLLNAPTTVKLVR is encoded by the coding sequence ATGAACGTGTTGCTGGGTCTCGCCGGAAGCGACGAATCGATCACGGCGTTGCGCCGAACCATCGATCGAACCACCGAGATCGGCGACGATCTCACCATCGTCGTCCTCGAAAAAGAGGAGACTGAACGCTCCCAGGAGGAGATGTACCAGCAGGCCGAGAAGCTGCTCTCGGAGGCCGGCGTCGACGCCGAGATCGAGCGGCTCGAGGGTGAGCCGGGCAGCTCGCTGGTCAACTACGCCGAACAGGGCGAGTTCGACCAGCTCGTCATCGGCGGCGGGACGATCAGCCCGATGGGGAAGATCCAGCTGGGATCGCTGACCGAGTTCGTCCTGTTGAACGCCCCGACGACGGTCAAGCTGGTGCGATAA
- a CDS encoding MBL fold metallo-hydrolase, protein MRVTLLGTGDTTGTPTVGCDCETCRLARERGLERTRFSVHVENERTDESLLIDFSPDFRTQFLREDVPLPDAGIVTHIHFDHLDGLGNAFRVFDSLTVYAADETDPRTGKSVAETVADDYHYLNTITVRPTTPLEPVRICGLDVTFVPVDHPPLVCYGLAIEDPETGAKLSLTGDTNYAVPERSRDVLAGPDLLLADAIVPAHLCASHPAGGRHEAPDGTPYTFGSKHMTREGALALADELEASRTRLVHAAHYYPADEAFEEPLAVDGERYVLE, encoded by the coding sequence ATGCGCGTCACCCTGCTCGGCACCGGTGACACGACCGGGACCCCGACGGTCGGCTGTGACTGCGAGACCTGCCGGCTCGCCCGGGAGCGAGGACTCGAACGGACTCGCTTCTCGGTCCACGTCGAGAACGAACGCACCGACGAGTCGCTGCTGATCGACTTCAGCCCCGACTTTCGCACCCAGTTTCTCCGCGAGGACGTCCCCCTGCCGGACGCCGGGATCGTCACCCACATTCACTTCGACCACCTCGACGGGCTGGGCAACGCCTTCCGGGTGTTCGACTCGCTGACCGTCTACGCGGCCGACGAGACCGATCCGCGGACCGGCAAGAGTGTCGCCGAGACCGTCGCCGACGACTACCACTACCTGAACACGATCACGGTTCGGCCGACGACGCCGCTGGAGCCGGTCCGGATCTGCGGGCTCGACGTGACGTTCGTCCCCGTCGACCACCCGCCGCTGGTCTGTTACGGCCTCGCGATCGAGGACCCCGAGACGGGCGCGAAGCTGTCGCTCACGGGCGATACGAACTACGCCGTTCCCGAGCGGTCACGGGACGTCCTCGCAGGTCCCGACCTCCTGCTTGCCGACGCGATCGTGCCGGCGCATCTCTGTGCGTCCCACCCCGCAGGCGGCCGCCACGAGGCACCGGACGGGACGCCCTACACCTTCGGCTCGAAACACATGACCCGCGAGGGGGCGCTGGCGCTGGCTGACGAACTCGAGGCGAGCCGAACCCGTCTCGTCCACGCCGCACACTACTATCCCGCCGACGAGGCGTTCGAAGAGCCGCTTGCCGTCGACGGCGAACGGTACGTCCTCGAGTAA
- a CDS encoding ATP-binding protein, with protein MSDAALDVVEFVLTTSVYSDDRTLDENDLPPSYRRVFWTGGSDDGDDEDGRTRGGITRPLSATNSTAREATGVDRPWEAVSGLMFTDRDEFSGTITLTEQGMAEQWYLERVDEERLLENPTLAKHFDEADGYDVDVSHEDARERNRPIQADRVWIDGLLEEYFDEEEDEEMLDLVDVRAPEEVDVTLDDLVLTEGQEAEIDKIAKAIEHRDYLAEIGLREIGKLLFVGPPGTGKTSTAQALAQDMDLPFVEVKLSMITSQYLGETAKNVDKTFEVAKRLSPCILFIDEFDFVAKTRRSDEHAALKRAVNTLLKSIDNISLIQDDVLLIGATNHPDQLDAAAWRRFDEIVNFPKPDYDMRADILRVITRQMRIDEFDPELVAEATEGMTGSDLRMVLREAVLEALTEDRTALTQEDLLNAVEEFEERDNLKNMDMIDGDHDALVAGGDVGSSGDDHGHDHDHDH; from the coding sequence ATGAGTGACGCAGCGCTCGATGTCGTCGAGTTCGTGCTCACGACGAGCGTCTACTCCGACGACAGGACGCTGGACGAGAACGATCTCCCGCCGTCGTACCGTCGGGTGTTCTGGACGGGCGGGAGCGACGACGGCGACGACGAGGACGGCCGAACCCGCGGGGGGATCACCCGTCCCCTCTCGGCGACCAACAGCACCGCACGCGAGGCGACGGGCGTCGATCGGCCCTGGGAGGCCGTCTCCGGGCTGATGTTTACCGACCGGGACGAGTTCTCCGGGACGATCACGCTCACCGAGCAGGGGATGGCCGAGCAGTGGTATCTCGAACGGGTCGACGAGGAGCGCCTGCTCGAGAACCCCACCCTCGCGAAACATTTCGACGAGGCCGACGGGTACGACGTCGACGTCAGCCACGAGGACGCCCGCGAGCGAAACCGGCCGATCCAGGCCGACCGGGTCTGGATCGACGGGCTGCTCGAGGAGTACTTCGACGAGGAGGAAGACGAGGAGATGCTCGATCTCGTCGACGTCCGGGCCCCCGAGGAGGTCGACGTCACCCTCGACGACCTCGTGCTGACCGAGGGCCAGGAGGCCGAGATCGACAAGATCGCGAAGGCGATCGAACACCGCGACTACCTCGCGGAGATCGGCCTGCGCGAGATCGGGAAGCTGCTGTTCGTCGGTCCGCCGGGCACCGGGAAGACCTCCACCGCACAGGCGCTGGCCCAGGACATGGATCTGCCGTTCGTCGAGGTCAAACTCTCGATGATCACCTCCCAGTATCTGGGCGAGACGGCCAAAAACGTCGACAAGACCTTCGAGGTCGCAAAGCGGCTCTCGCCGTGTATTCTGTTTATCGACGAGTTCGACTTCGTCGCCAAGACACGGCGCAGCGACGAACACGCCGCCCTGAAGCGGGCCGTCAACACCCTGCTCAAGAGCATCGACAACATCTCGCTGATCCAGGACGACGTGCTCCTGATCGGGGCGACGAACCACCCCGACCAGTTAGACGCCGCGGCCTGGCGGCGCTTCGACGAGATCGTCAACTTCCCCAAACCCGATTACGACATGCGAGCCGACATCCTGCGGGTGATCACCCGACAGATGCGCATCGACGAGTTCGACCCCGAACTCGTCGCCGAGGCCACCGAGGGGATGACCGGGAGCGACCTCCGGATGGTGCTCCGGGAAGCCGTCCTCGAGGCGCTGACGGAGGATCGGACCGCGCTGACCCAGGAGGACCTGCTCAACGCCGTCGAGGAGTTCGAGGAGCGGGACAATCTCAAGAACATGGACATGATCGACGGCGACCACGACGCTCTCGTCGCGGGCGGGGACGTCGGAAGCAGCGGCGACGATCACGGTCACGACCACGACCACGATCACTGA
- a CDS encoding NRAMP family divalent metal transporter, with translation MGTTENFTARIARELSEAVQEYGLAFVMVASYFGSGSVFIASQAGIMHGYTLLWAVVGAVLLGVMAQDMSARLGIHGKPLMIFVREKVGKRLATAIAVFLSIGCVAWTLGLVAAVGAGVSFVTGGAIAWQPVAVVTTLVAIGVGLLNYQKIEQLMIVMMMAVMVLYLIVAGWSNPDLGGVALGFVPTSDSLGALAIAAGLLGTTALWPNFFLESILVEEKGWTDEGDVSDARQDLVLGFTVGGITTVAILVVSAAVLQPMGFTELESFITPGEALVEVLGTWAMVLFIAGVTAAAFNSIIPIMWTPAYIIPQAMDIDVDQSSRLFKLVFVGLTASGFASPIVSSVLDLSVVDMVILFPTYNGIFGLPLAALLLFWAVNDRETMGEYRNTTALNVVNAFLVLLAFVLAVFAVQDFLELLFGGGF, from the coding sequence ATGGGTACTACTGAAAACTTCACGGCAAGAATCGCTAGAGAACTATCCGAGGCGGTACAGGAGTACGGGCTGGCGTTCGTCATGGTCGCCAGCTACTTCGGCTCTGGCTCGGTCTTTATCGCGAGCCAGGCGGGGATCATGCACGGCTACACGCTGCTGTGGGCCGTCGTCGGAGCGGTGTTGCTCGGCGTGATGGCCCAGGACATGAGCGCGCGGCTCGGAATCCACGGCAAGCCGCTCATGATATTCGTCCGTGAGAAGGTCGGAAAGAGGCTCGCGACGGCGATCGCGGTGTTTCTGTCGATCGGCTGTGTCGCCTGGACGCTCGGCCTCGTCGCTGCCGTCGGCGCCGGAGTCTCCTTCGTCACCGGTGGCGCCATCGCCTGGCAACCCGTCGCCGTCGTCACGACACTGGTTGCCATCGGCGTCGGCTTACTGAACTACCAGAAGATCGAACAGCTGATGATCGTGATGATGATGGCGGTGATGGTGCTGTATCTCATCGTCGCCGGTTGGAGCAACCCCGACCTCGGCGGGGTCGCGCTCGGGTTCGTTCCGACCTCGGACTCGCTTGGCGCGCTCGCGATCGCGGCCGGCCTGCTCGGGACGACCGCGCTGTGGCCAAACTTCTTCCTCGAGTCGATTCTCGTGGAGGAGAAAGGCTGGACCGACGAGGGCGACGTCTCCGACGCGCGCCAGGATCTGGTCCTCGGCTTCACCGTCGGCGGGATCACCACTGTCGCGATCCTGGTCGTCTCGGCCGCGGTGTTACAGCCGATGGGGTTCACCGAGCTCGAATCGTTCATCACGCCCGGCGAGGCCCTCGTCGAAGTGCTCGGGACGTGGGCGATGGTGCTGTTCATCGCCGGCGTCACCGCCGCGGCGTTTAACAGCATCATCCCGATCATGTGGACCCCCGCCTACATCATCCCACAGGCGATGGATATCGACGTCGACCAGAGCAGTCGCCTGTTCAAGCTCGTCTTCGTCGGGCTGACCGCGAGCGGGTTCGCGTCGCCGATCGTCAGCAGCGTCCTCGACCTGTCGGTCGTCGACATGGTCATCCTCTTCCCGACGTACAACGGGATCTTCGGACTGCCTCTGGCCGCGCTGTTGCTGTTCTGGGCGGTCAACGACCGCGAGACGATGGGCGAGTACCGCAACACGACCGCGCTGAACGTCGTCAACGCCTTCCTCGTGTTGCTGGCGTTCGTCCTGGCCGTCTTCGCGGTGCAGGACTTCCTCGAGTTGTTGTTCGGCGGCGGGTTCTAA